One region of Persicobacter psychrovividus genomic DNA includes:
- a CDS encoding dimethylarginine dimethylaminohydrolase family protein: MMSYKNFIYGALGLTIGATVTAFNLPDKSKKMKEGAPSELRISNRTEYGQLKEVVVGRWVPNTFRVGKVDASLKNFAPYLSDKAWEYWAKCEDKNIAEVFPEDDKNNFLEQENLVKTLENLGVKVRRPDPIPFSSMIASQCYSRDPIITIGNKVILANLRSEARRMEVASYGRIAQDLTEQYQGEVVRMPALKQGLAEGNAYLEGGDVFVEGKDIYVGISGNATNDLGIEWLRETLGDEYVVHRVALKPNVLHLDCAMMLINDKLGVICEEDFEDFDALPASLKRRKWVTVAPEEAQVMATNGIAVNPETIIMVDAFPEVAEQIRAHGIEVIAIPFDKANYYGGGLRCSYQPISREH, from the coding sequence ATGATGAGCTATAAGAATTTTATTTACGGAGCCTTAGGCTTGACCATCGGCGCAACAGTAACCGCTTTTAACTTGCCTGATAAATCTAAAAAGATGAAGGAAGGTGCACCCTCAGAATTACGCATCAGCAACCGCACGGAATATGGTCAGCTCAAGGAGGTCGTAGTTGGCAGGTGGGTACCCAATACTTTTAGGGTCGGTAAGGTAGATGCTTCACTGAAAAATTTTGCCCCCTATCTTTCAGATAAGGCATGGGAGTATTGGGCAAAATGTGAGGATAAGAATATTGCAGAGGTTTTCCCTGAGGATGATAAAAATAACTTCCTTGAACAGGAAAACCTCGTCAAGACACTCGAAAATCTGGGAGTGAAAGTCCGTAGACCTGACCCCATACCTTTCAGTTCAATGATTGCTTCGCAGTGCTATTCAAGAGATCCAATAATTACCATTGGCAACAAAGTGATTTTGGCCAACCTTCGGTCTGAAGCTCGCAGGATGGAAGTAGCAAGTTATGGGCGAATTGCGCAGGATTTAACAGAACAATATCAGGGGGAGGTCGTGCGGATGCCTGCCCTAAAACAGGGCCTCGCCGAGGGCAATGCCTACCTTGAGGGAGGGGATGTTTTCGTGGAAGGGAAGGATATTTACGTCGGTATTTCTGGAAATGCCACCAATGATTTGGGCATTGAATGGTTAAGAGAGACTTTGGGCGATGAATATGTGGTGCATCGTGTGGCCTTGAAACCAAATGTTTTGCACCTCGACTGTGCCATGATGCTGATCAATGATAAGCTCGGGGTGATCTGTGAAGAGGATTTTGAAGATTTTGACGCATTGCCAGCAAGTTTGAAGCGCAGAAAGTGGGTTACTGTAGCACCGGAAGAAGCACAAGTGATGGCCACTAACGGTATCGCTGTCAATCCAGAAACGATCATTATGGTGGATGCCTTCCCTGAAGTTGCCGAACAAATAAGAGCGCATGGTATAGAGGTTATAGCCATTCCTTTTGACAAGGCCAATTACTACGGCGGAGGATTGCGTTGCAGCTATCAACCCATTTCTCGCGAACATTAA
- a CDS encoding sigma-70 family RNA polymerase sigma factor: MGKHLLWENIKKGDAHAYRQLFEKHVAILYKYGHKICQESTVVEDAVQEVFVRIWEKRQQLGDTDNPKFYLMVALKRELYQRMRSNKFQYQDPQESHFEVVFSVEEETILAEHKEINLGKLKKAMEVLTPRQKQVVYHRFFLGLSYEETSEIMEMNYQSVRNLQSGALKQLKNEMGDIGLILTLISQIFS; encoded by the coding sequence ATGGGCAAGCATTTGCTATGGGAAAATATTAAAAAAGGCGACGCGCATGCTTACCGACAATTATTCGAAAAGCATGTGGCGATTTTGTATAAATACGGCCATAAAATCTGTCAGGAATCTACTGTTGTGGAAGATGCCGTGCAGGAGGTTTTTGTTCGGATCTGGGAGAAGCGGCAACAGCTTGGCGATACGGACAACCCCAAATTTTATTTGATGGTGGCCCTGAAGCGAGAATTGTATCAGCGGATGCGCAGCAATAAGTTTCAGTACCAAGATCCGCAGGAGTCACATTTTGAAGTTGTATTTTCTGTAGAGGAAGAAACCATCTTGGCCGAGCATAAGGAAATCAATTTGGGGAAGCTGAAAAAGGCGATGGAAGTCCTGACACCCCGGCAGAAACAGGTGGTTTACCATCGGTTTTTCTTGGGATTATCCTATGAGGAAACCTCCGAAATTATGGAGATGAATTACCAGTCGGTAAGGAATCTTCAGAGTGGGGCACTCAAGCAACTTAAAAATGAAATGGGAGATATTGGATTGATCCTGACCTTGATCTCTCAAATTTTTTCATAA
- a CDS encoding FecR family protein, translating to MANIDKYIYDSDFIAWALGDDAQEQKWLEIIKNQPEEREGIAAAKALVSAGVKVDEPVLSPQVANRMWDNISAKNRQLKRNKKPRWPMAIAAGLAFLLMAAGLFRFLVPQQEQVVADAGQQFEYVLPDGSVVVLNAVSSITFTPKSWEDHRTLDLKGEAFFKVKKGSKFTVQTAYGQVEVLGTSFNINVRDEDWAVSCYTGKVEVRSATEKVILTAGEMSVGQQILQKKRFAVSKNQKPQWNQGIFHFDNQRLRAVFATIERQYGVKITVKEVDSLRRFSGTISNKNIDMALRMVCEPMDLKYKIEGKHVLIQ from the coding sequence ATGGCGAACATCGACAAATATATATACGATTCAGATTTTATTGCCTGGGCTTTGGGTGATGATGCGCAAGAGCAAAAGTGGCTTGAGATCATTAAAAATCAGCCTGAGGAGCGTGAGGGTATAGCTGCGGCAAAAGCACTTGTCAGCGCAGGAGTAAAGGTGGACGAACCTGTTCTTTCTCCGCAGGTGGCTAATCGTATGTGGGACAATATTTCCGCAAAAAATAGACAGCTAAAACGGAACAAAAAGCCCCGTTGGCCGATGGCCATTGCTGCGGGATTGGCTTTTTTACTGATGGCTGCAGGCTTGTTCCGTTTTCTGGTGCCACAACAGGAACAGGTGGTAGCTGATGCGGGCCAACAATTTGAATACGTACTGCCCGATGGTTCGGTGGTGGTTTTGAATGCCGTTTCGAGCATCACCTTTACACCGAAATCATGGGAAGATCACCGAACCCTGGACCTGAAGGGAGAGGCTTTTTTCAAAGTGAAAAAAGGGAGCAAGTTTACCGTGCAAACCGCCTATGGGCAAGTGGAAGTTTTGGGAACTTCTTTCAATATAAATGTCCGTGATGAGGATTGGGCAGTGAGTTGTTATACAGGAAAAGTGGAAGTGCGGAGTGCGACAGAAAAAGTCATTTTAACGGCAGGAGAGATGAGTGTGGGGCAGCAGATCCTGCAGAAAAAGCGTTTTGCGGTCAGTAAAAACCAGAAGCCACAATGGAATCAGGGGATTTTTCATTTTGATAATCAACGCTTGCGAGCGGTATTTGCGACTATTGAGCGACAATACGGGGTGAAAATTACGGTCAAAGAAGTGGATTCTTTGAGAAGATTCTCCGGGACGATTTCCAATAAAAATATTGATATGGCGCTTCGGATGGTTTGTGAGCCTATGGATTTAAAGTATAAAATAGAAGGGAAGCATGTCCTTATTCAATAA